One window of the Natronomonas marina genome contains the following:
- a CDS encoding 3-keto-5-aminohexanoate cleavage protein, with translation MTIEQESVKGNDPEKAVISAALTGALTTRDQCEAIPYTPEEIAEDAAEARENGAAIAHIHARTENGSPTFDEEVYQEIYDEVRARTDILINFSTGALHEPVDSRIEYVEGVQPDIAALNMGSMNYAKYSENRDDFVFDMVFDNPFNEIREFLQAMNDNGVKPELECFDTGHVGNIRPFLKSGDLESPLNFSLIMGVLGGIPPSIENLAHQVRQVPDDANWQVIGISRDQWQLAAGALSMGGNIRVGLEDNFYLPNGEMSTNPELVAKAAELTRNVGREPATPEEAAEIMDIDATHF, from the coding sequence ATGACAATCGAACAAGAATCCGTCAAAGGCAACGACCCCGAGAAGGCAGTCATCAGCGCGGCGCTAACCGGCGCGCTGACGACCCGCGACCAGTGTGAGGCCATCCCGTACACGCCCGAGGAAATCGCCGAGGACGCCGCCGAAGCCCGCGAGAACGGCGCCGCAATCGCACACATCCACGCCCGGACCGAGAACGGCTCGCCGACCTTCGACGAGGAGGTGTACCAGGAGATTTACGACGAGGTTCGGGCCCGCACGGACATTCTCATCAACTTCTCGACGGGGGCGCTGCACGAACCCGTCGACTCCCGCATCGAGTACGTCGAGGGTGTCCAGCCCGACATCGCCGCCCTCAACATGGGGTCGATGAACTACGCGAAGTACAGCGAGAACCGCGACGACTTCGTGTTCGACATGGTGTTCGACAACCCGTTCAACGAGATCCGGGAGTTCCTGCAGGCGATGAACGACAACGGTGTCAAGCCCGAACTGGAGTGTTTCGACACCGGCCACGTCGGCAACATCCGGCCGTTCCTGAAGTCCGGCGACCTCGAGTCGCCGCTGAACTTCTCGCTCATCATGGGCGTGCTGGGCGGCATCCCCCCGAGCATCGAGAACCTCGCCCACCAGGTCCGGCAGGTGCCCGACGACGCCAACTGGCAGGTCATCGGCATCTCCCGCGACCAGTGGCAACTGGCCGCCGGCGCCCTCTCGATGGGCGGCAACATCCGCGTCGGCCTCGAGGACAACTTCTACCTCCCGAACGGTGAGATGTCGACGAACCCCGAACTGGTCGCCAAGGCCGCTGAGTTGACGCGGAACGTCGGCCGCGAACCCGCAACGCCCGAGGAAGCCGCCGAGATCATGGACATCGACGCGACGCACTTCTAG
- a CDS encoding enoyl-CoA hydratase/isomerase family protein: protein MMGRPLYPYDRMVTSDELGNEDLEVAVADDDLVVRATIDREEDRNALNQNVIGGLLDVFEYADDGEARVVVIRGAGGTFCAGGDIKSMAGAVGQGSQAYREGFAGMKNLVEAAVDTAALTVAAVEGYCLAGGMGLAGACDVVLASDEATFGTPEVDIGIFPAQALVPVMRTVNEKQAFKYLFTGEHFDAETAHDIGFTTDVVPADEFEAELDDLVDGLVTPSGFMIEIGKESFYNQREMGFDEALDYMREMVTMLAMSDDAEEGFNSFLTDSEPDWKGRPDDPDA from the coding sequence ATGATGGGCCGCCCCCTGTATCCCTACGACAGGATGGTCACGAGCGACGAACTCGGCAACGAGGACCTGGAGGTGGCGGTGGCCGACGACGACCTCGTCGTCCGTGCCACCATCGACCGCGAGGAGGACCGCAACGCCCTGAACCAGAACGTCATCGGCGGCCTGCTCGACGTCTTCGAGTACGCCGACGACGGCGAGGCCCGCGTGGTCGTGATTCGCGGTGCCGGTGGCACCTTCTGTGCCGGCGGGGACATCAAGTCGATGGCCGGCGCCGTCGGCCAGGGGTCGCAGGCCTACCGGGAAGGGTTCGCCGGGATGAAGAACCTCGTCGAGGCCGCCGTCGACACCGCGGCCCTGACCGTCGCCGCCGTCGAGGGCTACTGTCTGGCCGGCGGGATGGGCCTGGCCGGCGCCTGCGACGTCGTCCTCGCCAGCGACGAAGCCACCTTCGGCACCCCCGAGGTCGACATCGGTATCTTCCCCGCACAGGCGCTCGTTCCCGTCATGCGGACCGTCAACGAGAAGCAGGCGTTCAAGTACCTCTTCACCGGCGAGCATTTCGACGCCGAGACTGCTCACGACATCGGCTTCACGACCGACGTCGTGCCCGCCGACGAGTTCGAGGCGGAACTGGACGACCTCGTCGACGGTCTGGTCACGCCCTCCGGGTTCATGATCGAGATCGGCAAGGAGTCCTTCTACAACCAGCGGGAGATGGGCTTCGACGAGGCGCTGGACTACATGCGCGAGATGGTGACGATGCTGGCGATGAGCGACGACGCCGAGGAGGGGTTCAACTCCTTCCTCACCGACTCCGAACCGGACTGGAAGGGCCGCCCCGACGACCCGGACGCATAG
- a CDS encoding acyl-CoA dehydrogenase family protein has product MTADPIPYGDYEEGRNCNYWALDPTLQFEARRVYPDDEFEWAEPVLEEFGEALGHRLADTADRIDEAGHELESFDKYGDRLNEVQYHPLVHEQEEVVYEEFGVTHDAFHAPPGRDEPVGLTHPLMMQALLSYVDAGFTCPVSMTNGAAIVLEKFDDGALEEYFQGLTARNLEEHIEGAMFLTEEQGGSDVGANEVRAEPTEKDDVYELYGEKWFCSNIDAQGALALARTPDAPDGVEGLSLFLVPRTTPDGEVNDAHFRRLKDKLGTISVPTGEIDYQGAEAYLVGEEGGGFRYMAEMMNFERLTNATGAIGVMGRALLEAKVRAARREAFGDTIDEYPLMRRDLVDMTVDYEAAAAFSFEAARLLDERERKGDDSAAYQLMRLFIPVVKYKTARMSVETTSYAMEILGGNGYVREHTTERLLRDAQVLPIWEGPSNILALDTLRALNRENAHEALIPYVQERLDGVEHPLLEELADTVEDEFLELQNALATLATEDGDYAQYHAKRLADLIFDVVTAALLLDEAQTAVDEDGDGRKALVARRFVETRFEEGEAYGVTSGDRLAMEDDAFAAIAHYAGVEPASLVETAPADD; this is encoded by the coding sequence ATGACTGCGGACCCGATACCGTACGGTGACTACGAGGAGGGCCGGAACTGCAACTACTGGGCGCTGGACCCGACACTGCAGTTCGAGGCCCGGCGCGTCTACCCGGACGACGAGTTCGAGTGGGCCGAACCCGTCCTGGAGGAGTTCGGCGAGGCGCTGGGCCACCGGCTGGCCGACACCGCCGACCGCATCGACGAAGCGGGCCACGAACTCGAGTCATTCGACAAGTACGGCGACCGGCTCAACGAGGTTCAGTACCACCCGCTCGTCCACGAGCAGGAGGAGGTCGTCTACGAGGAGTTCGGCGTCACCCACGACGCCTTCCACGCACCGCCGGGACGCGACGAACCGGTCGGGCTGACCCACCCGCTGATGATGCAGGCGCTGCTTTCCTACGTCGACGCCGGCTTCACCTGCCCGGTGTCGATGACCAACGGCGCCGCCATCGTCCTCGAGAAGTTCGACGACGGCGCCCTCGAGGAGTACTTTCAGGGGCTGACCGCCCGAAACCTCGAGGAGCACATCGAGGGCGCGATGTTCCTCACCGAGGAGCAGGGCGGCTCCGACGTCGGCGCCAACGAGGTTCGTGCCGAGCCCACCGAGAAAGACGACGTGTACGAACTGTACGGCGAGAAGTGGTTCTGTTCGAACATCGACGCCCAGGGCGCGCTGGCGCTGGCCCGGACGCCCGACGCCCCCGACGGCGTCGAGGGGCTGTCGCTGTTTCTCGTCCCGCGGACGACGCCCGACGGCGAGGTCAACGACGCCCACTTCCGGCGGCTGAAGGACAAGCTCGGCACCATCTCGGTCCCGACCGGCGAAATCGACTACCAGGGCGCCGAGGCCTACCTCGTCGGAGAGGAGGGCGGGGGGTTCCGGTACATGGCGGAGATGATGAACTTCGAGCGACTGACGAACGCCACGGGCGCAATCGGCGTGATGGGCCGGGCGCTCCTGGAGGCGAAGGTCCGGGCGGCCCGCCGGGAGGCTTTCGGTGACACCATCGACGAGTACCCGCTGATGCGCCGGGACCTGGTGGACATGACCGTCGACTACGAGGCGGCGGCCGCCTTCTCCTTCGAGGCGGCGAGGTTGCTCGACGAGCGTGAACGGAAGGGCGACGATTCGGCGGCATACCAGCTGATGCGGCTGTTCATCCCCGTCGTCAAGTACAAGACCGCCCGGATGTCCGTCGAGACGACGTCGTACGCGATGGAGATACTGGGCGGCAACGGCTACGTGCGCGAGCACACGACGGAGCGCCTGCTACGGGACGCCCAGGTGCTGCCCATCTGGGAGGGCCCCTCGAACATCCTGGCACTGGACACACTGCGGGCGCTGAACCGCGAGAACGCCCACGAGGCGCTGATCCCCTACGTGCAGGAGCGCCTCGACGGCGTCGAGCACCCGCTACTCGAGGAACTGGCCGACACCGTCGAGGACGAGTTCCTCGAGTTGCAGAACGCGCTGGCGACGCTGGCCACCGAGGACGGCGACTACGCCCAGTACCACGCGAAGCGGCTGGCTGACCTAATCTTCGACGTCGTCACGGCGGCGCTGCTGCTCGACGAGGCCCAGACCGCCGTCGACGAGGACGGCGACGGCCGGAAGGCACTGGTTGCCCGCCGGTTCGTCGAGACGCGGTTCGAGGAGGGCGAGGCCTACGGCGTCACATCCGGCGACCGCCTCGCCATGGAGGACGACGCCTTCGCGGCCATCGCCCACTACGCCGGCGTCGAACCGGCGTCGCTGGTCGAGACCGCGCCCGCCGACGACTGA
- a CDS encoding nuclear transport factor 2 family protein — protein sequence MDAEATVRAYYDGLRAGEPLYPFFAPAETTVKFGIGERLTGYEEVREGLRAQTETTEEWTVDSERLVVDGDDECAWFSDDVFMAWTDVERDHRHEFDTRWSGTLVRRADDADIGTAWRFAGMHVSTAGDTR from the coding sequence ATGGACGCCGAGGCCACCGTCCGGGCGTACTACGACGGGCTCCGTGCTGGCGAACCGCTGTACCCGTTCTTCGCCCCCGCAGAGACGACGGTCAAGTTCGGCATCGGGGAGCGACTGACGGGGTACGAGGAGGTACGGGAGGGACTGCGGGCACAGACCGAGACGACCGAGGAGTGGACGGTCGACTCCGAACGGCTCGTCGTCGACGGCGACGACGAGTGTGCGTGGTTCTCCGACGACGTGTTCATGGCCTGGACCGACGTCGAGCGGGACCACCGCCACGAGTTCGACACCCGCTGGAGCGGCACGCTCGTGCGGCGGGCCGACGACGCCGACATCGGGACGGCCTGGCGCTTCGCCGGGATGCACGTCAGCACAGCGGGTGACACCCGATGA
- a CDS encoding thiolase C-terminal domain-containing protein, translating into MARAAVVGAGMTKFGVHDTPLQELFGEAAFDALDDAGIGPSDVEALYFGNAMSGQAENETHLGPKVASYVGMAGIPVQRFEDACATSANAFKNAVAAVEAGVHDVVVVGGVERCTPETGKDTDEMTRIFASASHRQYEQPAGLTFPGVFALLTKRHMHEYGTTEEQLAHVAVKNHGNGALNPRAHFGKETTVEEALDGPVVADPFRLMDCCPFSDGASALVVTSEAYADSYDAPVDVAGVGHATDVVPIADKTTPHVTQAARDAAGEAYEQAGTGADEMDFAEVHDCFTGAEILASEALGLVADGEGGPAAEEGRTARDGDVPINPSGGLKAKGHPIGATGAAQIVELVEHLRGEAGERQIPDAERAVAHNLGGDAATTVVSVMEAHR; encoded by the coding sequence ATGGCACGAGCCGCGGTCGTCGGCGCTGGCATGACGAAGTTCGGCGTCCACGACACACCACTGCAGGAGCTGTTCGGCGAGGCAGCCTTCGACGCGCTGGACGACGCCGGGATCGGACCGTCGGACGTCGAGGCGCTGTACTTCGGCAACGCGATGAGCGGACAGGCCGAAAACGAGACCCACCTCGGACCGAAAGTCGCCTCCTACGTCGGGATGGCGGGGATTCCGGTCCAGCGCTTCGAGGACGCCTGCGCCACCTCGGCGAACGCGTTCAAGAACGCCGTCGCGGCCGTCGAGGCCGGCGTCCACGATGTCGTCGTGGTCGGCGGCGTCGAGCGCTGCACCCCCGAGACCGGCAAGGACACCGACGAAATGACGCGCATCTTCGCGTCGGCCTCCCACCGCCAGTACGAACAGCCGGCGGGGCTGACCTTCCCGGGCGTCTTCGCCCTCCTGACGAAACGACACATGCACGAGTACGGCACGACCGAGGAACAACTCGCCCACGTCGCGGTGAAGAACCACGGCAACGGCGCCCTGAACCCCCGGGCGCACTTCGGCAAGGAGACGACCGTCGAAGAGGCGCTGGACGGCCCCGTCGTCGCCGACCCGTTCCGGCTGATGGACTGCTGTCCGTTCTCGGACGGCGCCAGCGCCCTCGTCGTCACCAGCGAGGCGTACGCCGACTCCTACGACGCGCCCGTCGACGTCGCGGGCGTCGGTCACGCCACCGACGTGGTGCCCATCGCCGACAAGACGACGCCGCACGTCACACAGGCGGCCCGCGACGCCGCGGGCGAGGCCTACGAGCAGGCCGGCACCGGCGCCGACGAGATGGACTTCGCGGAGGTCCACGACTGCTTCACCGGCGCCGAAATTCTCGCCAGCGAGGCGCTCGGTCTCGTCGCCGACGGCGAGGGCGGCCCCGCCGCCGAGGAGGGCCGGACCGCCCGCGACGGCGACGTCCCCATCAACCCCTCCGGCGGACTGAAGGCGAAGGGCCACCCCATCGGCGCGACCGGCGCCGCACAGATCGTCGAACTGGTCGAGCATCTCCGCGGGGAGGCCGGCGAACGGCAGATACCGGACGCCGAACGCGCGGTCGCGCACAACCTCGGCGGCGACGCCGCGACGACCGTCGTCAGCGTCATGGAGGCCCACCGATGA
- a CDS encoding Zn-ribbon domain-containing OB-fold protein produces MSDGLTHAAWTDAVRDGRLLGGSCGQCDTTVGTPKAACPHCGARDLETVDLPTEGVVYTETTINVPPEGIEERGYQVAIVDLGDARLLGRVDGETVGVGDDVALSGYTEDEQGYTAPRFEAV; encoded by the coding sequence ATGAGCGACGGACTCACCCACGCGGCCTGGACCGATGCGGTCCGGGATGGCAGGCTACTCGGCGGCAGTTGCGGGCAGTGCGATACGACCGTCGGCACGCCGAAGGCCGCTTGCCCACACTGCGGGGCACGCGACCTCGAGACGGTCGACCTCCCGACGGAGGGCGTCGTCTACACGGAAACGACGATCAACGTCCCGCCGGAAGGAATCGAGGAGCGCGGCTACCAGGTCGCTATCGTCGACCTCGGGGACGCCCGCCTGCTCGGCCGCGTCGACGGTGAGACCGTCGGCGTGGGCGACGACGTCGCACTCTCGGGGTACACCGAGGACGAGCAGGGCTACACCGCACCGCGGTTCGAGGCCGTCTGA
- a CDS encoding zinc ribbon domain-containing protein, translating into MEGLLWLGAAATLFVLLHVAVAAYLYRAASASEGESASEYVPRQESGERAPGTGEDRVACPTCGAPNDPSYRFCRRCIADLSSGVTSATGPDGRKQLGS; encoded by the coding sequence ATGGAGGGGCTGCTCTGGCTGGGTGCCGCGGCGACCCTGTTCGTCCTCCTGCACGTAGCGGTGGCGGCGTACCTCTATCGGGCCGCCTCTGCGAGCGAGGGCGAGTCGGCCTCCGAGTACGTCCCGAGACAGGAGTCCGGCGAACGGGCGCCGGGAACTGGCGAGGACCGGGTCGCCTGTCCGACCTGTGGCGCGCCGAACGATCCGAGTTACCGGTTCTGCCGCCGGTGCATCGCGGATCTTTCCAGCGGCGTCACTTCCGCGACCGGCCCGGACGGCCGAAAACAGCTCGGCAGCTGA
- a CDS encoding zinc-dependent metalloprotease, translated as MSLYRAVRAVADSEGDGPVDWAAVGTAAREGTDAGDLTLSEAERRGYADDVGDARDAIRETAGLEFDLPENVQVQNRHHWIDANLVTFERLLAPLEERTVLAPSLARSANTGSMAVTLGFLANNVLGQYDPLLLSDGDHGLYFVHPNIETVAAALDVDRNRFRRWIAFHEVAHAAEFGAAPWLSDRLETAVREAVSELADGNVDREALGELDVTMTAVEGYAELVMDRAFDREYADLREKLDARRGSAGPISMLLRRLLGLGRKRRQYERGKAFFDAVAEARGVAGAAVVWDAPGNLPTDEELDDPDAWLARVGPRSA; from the coding sequence GTGAGTCTCTATCGCGCCGTCCGCGCCGTCGCCGACTCCGAGGGGGACGGGCCGGTCGACTGGGCCGCCGTCGGCACCGCCGCCAGGGAGGGGACCGACGCCGGCGACCTGACGCTCTCGGAGGCCGAACGCCGCGGGTACGCCGACGACGTCGGGGACGCCCGCGACGCCATCCGCGAGACCGCTGGCCTCGAGTTCGACCTCCCCGAGAACGTGCAGGTCCAGAACCGCCACCACTGGATCGACGCCAATCTCGTGACCTTCGAGCGCCTGCTCGCGCCGCTGGAGGAGCGGACGGTTCTCGCGCCCTCGCTGGCCCGGTCGGCCAACACCGGATCGATGGCGGTCACGCTCGGTTTCCTCGCAAACAACGTCCTCGGGCAGTACGACCCGCTGTTGTTGAGCGACGGCGACCACGGGCTCTACTTCGTCCACCCGAACATCGAGACGGTCGCGGCGGCGCTCGACGTCGACCGCAATCGGTTCCGGCGCTGGATCGCCTTCCACGAGGTCGCCCACGCCGCCGAGTTCGGGGCCGCACCGTGGCTCTCCGACCGACTCGAGACGGCCGTCAGGGAGGCCGTCTCCGAGCTGGCCGACGGCAACGTCGACCGGGAGGCGCTCGGCGAACTCGACGTCACGATGACCGCGGTCGAGGGGTACGCCGAGCTCGTCATGGACCGGGCTTTCGACCGGGAGTACGCCGACCTCCGGGAGAAGCTCGACGCACGACGCGGCAGCGCCGGCCCCATCTCGATGCTTCTGCGTCGACTGCTCGGACTGGGCAGGAAGCGCCGGCAGTACGAGCGAGGGAAGGCGTTCTTCGACGCCGTCGCCGAGGCCCGCGGCGTCGCCGGCGCCGCCGTCGTCTGGGACGCCCCCGGCAACCTCCCGACCGACGAGGAACTCGACGACCCCGACGCCTGGCTCGCCCGGGTCGGCCCCCGCTCGGCGTAG
- a CDS encoding LSM domain-containing protein: MTDRPLDVLEATLGSEVNVTLKGGEMYDGVLAGYDQHMNLVLEEGDNVTIIRGDNVVSIQP; this comes from the coding sequence ATGACAGACCGACCCCTCGACGTCCTCGAAGCCACGCTGGGTTCGGAAGTGAACGTCACCCTCAAGGGCGGCGAGATGTACGACGGCGTCCTCGCCGGCTACGACCAGCACATGAACCTCGTCCTCGAGGAAGGCGACAACGTAACCATTATCCGCGGCGATAACGTCGTCTCGATACAACCATGA
- a CDS encoding 50S ribosomal protein L37e produces the protein MTGAGTPSQGKKNKTTHVKCRRCGEKSYHSKKKVCASCGFGKTAKRRDYEWQSKQNE, from the coding sequence ATGACCGGAGCAGGGACCCCGAGCCAGGGCAAGAAGAACAAGACGACACACGTCAAGTGCCGTCGCTGCGGCGAGAAGTCCTACCACTCCAAGAAGAAGGTCTGTGCCTCCTGTGGCTTCGGCAAGACCGCAAAGCGCCGCGACTACGAGTGGCAGTCCAAGCAGAACGAGTAG
- the purF gene encoding amidophosphoribosyltransferase has protein sequence MPDGRHPEGPTEKCGVVGVSLDGRAAARPLYYSLYALQHRGQESAGIVTHDGFQQHSHVEMGLVGDAFEPDDIESLNGSNGIGHVRYPTAGSVDSCCAQPFSVSFKSGSLGLSHNGNLVNTDEVREELAAKGHAFTSDGDTEVIAHDLARNLLESDLVRAVKRTMGRIHGSYSLTITHDDTVLGVRDPQGNRPLCIGKLEDGYMLASESAAIDVLNGELVRDVNPGELVVLQPDGEGFDTYQLVDTDNSAHCFFEHVYFARPDSRIDGNLVYDVRRELGRKLWEESGVDTDVVLPVPDSGRAFASGYADAAAEDGADVEFAEGLMKNRYVGRTFIMPTQDARERAVRLKLNPIKDVVQGRTVTVIDDSIVRGTTSTQLVQLLRDVGAEEVHMRIGAPPIVAPCYMGIDMASREELIAAGRDVGEIREEIEADSLSYLSIDAVAEALEESRADLCLGCVTGEYPYDIDGEATDREVVRPDIDGAQAGLADD, from the coding sequence ATGCCAGATGGGCGGCACCCGGAGGGGCCGACGGAGAAGTGCGGCGTCGTCGGCGTTTCGCTCGACGGTCGGGCGGCGGCACGACCGTTGTACTACTCGCTGTACGCGCTCCAGCACCGCGGCCAGGAGTCGGCGGGCATCGTCACCCACGACGGCTTCCAGCAGCACAGCCACGTCGAGATGGGGCTGGTCGGCGACGCCTTCGAGCCCGACGACATCGAGTCGCTGAACGGCTCCAACGGCATCGGCCACGTCCGCTACCCGACCGCCGGGAGCGTCGACTCCTGCTGTGCACAGCCGTTCTCCGTCTCGTTCAAGTCCGGGTCGCTCGGGCTGAGCCACAACGGCAACCTCGTCAACACCGACGAGGTGCGCGAGGAACTGGCCGCGAAGGGCCACGCATTCACCAGCGACGGCGACACGGAGGTCATCGCCCACGACCTCGCGCGCAACCTGCTGGAGTCCGACCTCGTCCGCGCCGTCAAGCGGACGATGGGGCGCATCCACGGCTCGTACTCGCTGACCATCACCCACGACGACACCGTCCTCGGGGTCCGGGACCCGCAGGGCAACCGCCCGCTCTGTATCGGGAAACTGGAGGACGGCTACATGCTCGCCTCCGAGTCGGCCGCCATCGACGTCCTCAACGGCGAACTCGTCCGCGACGTGAACCCCGGCGAACTCGTCGTCCTCCAGCCGGACGGCGAGGGCTTCGACACCTACCAGCTCGTCGACACCGACAACAGCGCCCACTGCTTCTTCGAACACGTCTACTTCGCCCGGCCCGACTCCCGCATCGACGGCAACCTCGTCTACGACGTCCGGCGCGAACTCGGGCGGAAGCTCTGGGAGGAAAGCGGCGTCGACACCGACGTCGTCCTCCCGGTGCCGGACTCCGGGCGCGCGTTCGCCTCCGGCTACGCCGACGCCGCCGCCGAGGACGGCGCCGACGTCGAGTTCGCCGAGGGCCTGATGAAGAACCGCTACGTCGGCCGCACGTTCATCATGCCCACCCAGGACGCCCGCGAGCGGGCCGTTCGGCTGAAGCTCAACCCCATCAAGGACGTCGTCCAGGGCCGGACCGTCACCGTCATCGACGACTCCATCGTCCGCGGCACCACCTCGACGCAACTCGTCCAGCTACTGCGGGACGTCGGCGCCGAGGAGGTCCACATGCGCATCGGCGCCCCGCCCATCGTCGCCCCCTGCTACATGGGCATCGACATGGCCTCCCGCGAGGAGCTCATCGCCGCCGGCCGCGACGTCGGCGAGATACGCGAGGAGATCGAGGCCGACTCGCTTTCGTACCTCTCCATCGACGCCGTCGCCGAGGCACTGGAGGAGTCCCGTGCGGACCTCTGTCTGGGCTGTGTGACCGGCGAGTACCCCTACGACATCGACGGCGAGGCGACCGACCGCGAGGTGGTCCGGCCCGACATCGACGGCGCACAGGCCGGCCTCGCCGACGACTGA
- a CDS encoding DUF6789 family protein encodes MAENDATVGVSELDERDTNSLSGIVVDGVIGAVGGAVGTGLMTLVFMAASTLGAFDLTSFTILAEMSGLAALAPAYANAIGYVIFLLGGMVTWPLLFASLGQYLPGDTFAKAGVFYGFILWTGFVLAFYTGYSGIQLPLYAAATLVGHVAYGFGLGSVLDYLGEREGPLV; translated from the coding sequence ATGGCAGAGAACGATGCGACGGTCGGCGTGTCGGAACTCGACGAGCGGGACACGAACTCGCTTTCGGGCATCGTCGTCGACGGGGTCATCGGCGCCGTCGGCGGCGCGGTCGGGACCGGACTGATGACGCTCGTGTTCATGGCGGCCTCGACGCTCGGCGCGTTCGACCTCACCTCCTTTACCATCCTGGCGGAGATGAGCGGTCTGGCGGCGCTGGCCCCGGCCTACGCCAACGCCATCGGTTACGTCATCTTCCTGCTCGGCGGGATGGTGACGTGGCCGCTGCTCTTCGCCTCGCTGGGCCAGTACCTCCCCGGGGACACGTTCGCCAAGGCGGGCGTCTTCTACGGGTTCATTCTCTGGACCGGATTCGTGCTGGCGTTCTACACGGGTTACTCCGGAATCCAGTTGCCGCTGTACGCCGCCGCGACGCTGGTCGGGCACGTCGCCTACGGCTTCGGGCTGGGATCGGTGCTGGACTACCTCGGCGAGCGAGAAGGGCCGCTGGTGTAG